A window of the Salvelinus fontinalis isolate EN_2023a chromosome 26, ASM2944872v1, whole genome shotgun sequence genome harbors these coding sequences:
- the LOC129824297 gene encoding cyclin-dependent kinase 5 activator 1-like: MGSAMSLSLCKKAVLFKDGPDTVGHLMEVQTGKSAKDKTLKRYSPWRRIVKKKGSKKVQAHENTNQSNISHLSNENREKSQSFSNLSTLSLEKSQSCDKLSTQDQSTPAISNSSNNAASSVEKFPLCNSNTAPDTPQLVTVQDLDTPRRLVMVHATTGELLRSLGEFLCRRCHRLQDMSSMDPVLWLRVVDRYLLDNCYQNQSCINPATVVFLYMLCREAVSSEVATLHELHAVLLTCFYTTCSYMGNEIAYPLKPFLVDTCQQTFWIRCMSITKLMSDKMLQMNTDPNFFSQVFADLKNESQKEEKKSRLLSGVYSTQ; encoded by the coding sequence ATGGGATCCGcaatgtctctctcgctctgcaagAAGGCAGTCCTCTTCAAAGACGGGCCGGACACTGTGGGTCACTTGATGGAGGTCCAGACGGGTAAGAGCGCAAAAGACAAGACTCTGAAGCGCTACTCGCCATGGAGGCGGATTGTGAAGAAGAAGGGCTCCAAGAAGGTGCAGGCCCATGAGAACACCAACCAAAGCAACATTTCCCATCTGAGTAATGAGAACCGGGAGAAGTCTCAGTCCTTCTCCAACCTGTCCACCCTCAGCCTGGAGAAGTCTCAGTCCTGTGACAAGCTGTCCACCCAGGACCAGAGCACTCCAGCCATCTCCAACAGCTCCAACAACGCCGCCTCGTCGGTCGAGAAGTTCCCCTTATGCAACTCAAACACGGCCCCCGACACGCCCCAGCTGGTAACCGTCCAGGACCTCGACACGCCCAGGAGGCTGGTGATGGTCCACGCTACAACCGGCGAGCTGCTGCGCAGCCTGGGTGAGTTCCTGTGCCGGCGCTGCCACCGGCTCCAGGACATGTCTTCCATGGACCCGGTGCTGTGGCTGCGGGTGGTGGACCGTTATCTGCTGGACAACTGCTATCAGAACCAGAGCTGCATCAATCCGGCCACTGTGGTCTTCCTCTACATGCTGTGCCGCGAGGCGGTTTCCTCCGAGGTGGCCACCTTGCACGAGCTGCATGCCGTGCTGCTCACCTGCTTCTACACGACCTGCTCCTACATGGGCAACGAGATCGCCTACCCCCTGAAACCCTTCCTGGTGGACACCTGCCAGCAGACCTTCTGGATCCGCTGCATGTCCATCACCAAGCTGATGAGTGACAAGATGCTCCAGATGAACACAGACCCTAACTTCTTCTCCCAGGTGTTTGCTGACCTGAAGAACGAGAgccagaaggaggagaagaagagccgCCTGCTCAGCGGTGTGTACAGCACTCAGTGA
- the LOC129824298 gene encoding cyclin-dependent kinase 5 activator 1-like — protein sequence MGSAMSLSLCKKAVLFKDGPDTVGHLMEVHTGKRAKDKTLKRYSPWRRIVKKKGSKKVQAHENTNQSNIAHLSIENREKSQSFSNLSTLSLEKSQSCDKLSTQDQSTPAISNSSNNAASSVEKFPLSNSNTAPDTPQMVTVQDLDTPRRLVMVYATTGELLRCLGEFLCRRCHRLQDMSSMDPVLWLRVVDRYLLDNCYQNQSCINPATVVFLYMLCREAVSSEVATLHELHAVLLTCFYTTCSYMGNEIAYPLKPFLVDTCQQTFWIRCMSITKLMSDKMLQMNTDPNFFSQVFADLKNESQKEEKKSRLLSGVYSIQ from the coding sequence ATGGGATCCGCAATGTCCCTCTCGCTCTGCAAGAAGGCAGTCCTCTTCAAAGACGGGCCGGACACTGTGGGTCACTTGATGGAGGTCCACACCGGTAAGAGGGCAAAAGACAAGACTCTGAAGCGCTACTCGCCATGGAGGCGGATTGTGAAGAAGAAGGGCTCCAAGAAGGTGCAGGCCCACGAGAACACCAACCAAAGCAACATTGCCCATCTGAGTATTGAGAACCGGGAGAAGTCTCAGTCCTTCTCCAACCTGTCCACCCTCAGCCTAGAGAAGTCTCAGTCCTGTGACAAGCTGTCCACCCAGGACCAGAGCACTCCAGCCATCTCCAACAGCTCCAACAACGCCGCCTCGTCGGTCGAGAAGTTCCCCTTATCAAACTCAAACACGGCCCCCGACACGCCCCAGATGGTGACCGTCCAGGACCTCGACACGCCCAGGAGGCTGGTGATGGTCTACGCTACAACCGGCGAGCTGCTGCGCTGCCTGGGTGAGTTCCTGTGCCGGCGCTGCCACCGGCTCCAGGACATGTCTTCCATGGACCCGGTGCTGTGGCTGCGGGTGGTGGACCGTTATCTGCTGGACAACTGCTATCAGAACCAGAGCTGCATCAATCCGGCCACTGTGGTCTTCCTCTACATGCTGTGCCGCGAGGCGGTTTCCTCCGAGGTGGCCACCTTGCACGAGCTGCATGCCGTGCTGCTCACCTGCTTCTACACGACCTGCTCCTACATGGGCAACGAGATCGCCTACCCCCTGAAACCCTTCCTGGTGGACACCTGCCAGCAGACCTTCTGGATCCGCTGCATGTCCATCACCAAGCTGATGAGTGACAAGATGCTCCAGATGAACACAGACCCTAACTTCTTCTCCCAGGTGTTTGCTGACCTGAAGAACGAGAgccagaaggaggagaagaagagccgCCTGCTCAGCGGTGTGTACAGCATTCAGTGA